The DNA segment CATGGTCGGCCTGCTGGCCATCGTTCCCGCGCTCTGGTACGGCTTCGGACGGGCGGGATCTGCCGGTGTTATCACGGTCATCAACGTCCTCATCATCGTGGCAGCGCTGTACGTAGCTACGGGGCCTGTTTCGGTCGGCCCGCACCACGCCGACGAGGGCCACGGTCACTGAACCGGAAGCCGTGAATCCTCTCTTTGCAACAGCTGGCATCCACTGGCCAGGAGCGATAGCACCTGAGTGGGGTATTCAGGACGTCGTCGCGACAACTCACGATCACGGCACGAGCGTGACGGCGGCGAACGTCGACTTGCTGGTCTTTTTGCTCATCGGCGTCCTCGCAGGTGCCCACTGTCTCGGCATGTGTGGGCCGCTGGTGACGACCTACGCCGACCGAATGCGTAAAGCGAGTGACTCGAGTTCCAGCAGCGGCCGCCGAGAGACGACGCTGACGACCAGAGAGGTCCGACAACACGCCCTGTTCAACCTGGGACGTGCCGGGAGTTATGCGCTTCTCGGGGGCCTGTTCGGCCTCCTCGGCGCGCTCGCGTTCACGTCGGCTGGCGCGGTCGCCGATATCGGCAACTCGATTCGGGGCGCAACCGGCATTCTCGTCGGGATCGCCATCATCGCGAGCGGGTTGTACTACCTCCGGGGCCAGCCAGGAATCCCACACGGGATACCGATCATCGGCACGGTCTTCGGCTGGCTCTCACGGCTCCTGACGGGACGTATCGACCGACTGGCGAACTCCCCCGGTATCGTCGGACTGGGTGCCATCCACGGGTTGCTCCCGTGTCCGATCATCTACCCAGCGTACCTGTACGCGTTCGCCCTCGGTGATCCCGTCCGCGGTGCCCTCTCACTGGCCGCGCTGGGTCTGGGAACGATTCCGACGCTGTTTGCCTACGGGACCCTGCTCGGGTCGCTCTCGCCAGCCACTCGAGTGCGACTGCATCGGGCACTCGGAGCCGGCTTTCTGGTGCTCGGTTACGTCCCGCTGCAGCACGGATTGATGTTGTACGGGATTCATCTGCCACACCCGCATATTCCGTTCTACCAGCCGCTCTAGCGAGCGACCCCGTCTACAATACCCAATACGTTCACGGGAATCACCGCGTTCACGGGGACCAGCAATGACCGACAAAAACCAGCAATGACCGACAAAACCTCACTCGAGGATGAGCAACACGCCGAGAGTGGTGACGCCGGACCAGGAGACCTCGTGGAAGCAGCCACCGGCTGTTCGCTCTGTGAACTCCCGCTACCGAGCCCGCCGGTCACCGACGGAGACGTCGACGGCGAGTTTTGCTGTCGGGGCTGTCTCGAGGTGACGAGAACCCTCGGCTCGCTCGACGCCGAAGAGGAGGAAGCGATTCGCGACGCCATCGAAGACGAGGGTGGTGTCGACCTCGACGCAATCGAGGGAGCAGACGCGTTCTTCACCGTCGACGGGATGCACTGTGCGACCTGTGAGGCATTCCTCGAGGGACGAGCGGCGAGCGTGGAGGGAGTGCACGCGGCGGAGGCGAGTTACGCCAGCGACACCGTTCGCCTGGTCTACGACGACGAAACACTCGAGGACGAGGATCTCCGGGACGCGTTAACCGGTGCTGGCTATACCGCCCGCGAACGCGGCGTCGGCTCGAAGACGGATGACGATGGCCAGGCGACCGTCAAGTTCCTCGCGGGTGGTGGGCTGTTCGGCATGATGGTCATGCTGTGGTACGTGCTCTTTCTGTATCCGACGTACTTCGGCTTCGACCCAGTCGTCGAGTTCGGTCACTACGATCAGCTCTACGTGTTCGCGAACATCTGGCTGATGACCTCGTTCGTGCTATTTTACACCGGCTTTCCCATCCTTCGGGGGGCGTACGTCAGCCTTCGGGCACGGATGCCGAACATGGACTTGCTCGTCGCCCTCGCGGCACTCGCTTCGTATGCCTACAGTACGCTGGCGATGCTCGAGGGACGAACCGACCTGTACTTCGACGTCTCCGTGGCCATCATCCTCGTCGTCACCGGCGGCACCTACTACGAAGGGATGATCAAGCGCCGCGCGGCCGGCTTGCTGAGCGACCTGACCG comes from the Natronosalvus amylolyticus genome and includes:
- a CDS encoding sulfite exporter TauE/SafE family protein; the encoded protein is MQDVVATTHDHGTSVTAANVDLLVFLLIGVLAGAHCLGMCGPLVTTYADRMRKASDSSSSSGRRETTLTTREVRQHALFNLGRAGSYALLGGLFGLLGALAFTSAGAVADIGNSIRGATGILVGIAIIASGLYYLRGQPGIPHGIPIIGTVFGWLSRLLTGRIDRLANSPGIVGLGAIHGLLPCPIIYPAYLYAFALGDPVRGALSLAALGLGTIPTLFAYGTLLGSLSPATRVRLHRALGAGFLVLGYVPLQHGLMLYGIHLPHPHIPFYQPL
- a CDS encoding cytochrome-ba3 oxidase subunit, with the translated sequence MSIDGLPVRWAIMVGLLAIVPALWYGFGRAGSAGVITVINVLIIVAALYVATGPVSVGPHHADEGHGH